From Burkholderia savannae, a single genomic window includes:
- a CDS encoding DUF2471 family protein — MTEQDLAALSFKAAAHDMETIVRHIAERYIRQGVPLTWRLLHAVEAEALADLGFASRHDSMVRCLFDRPAELCFPETDDLVDFGRSNALPAVFSFAVAAYERAANVRNDATEAPARPMRVSRAWGD; from the coding sequence ATGACCGAACAGGATCTGGCCGCGCTCAGCTTCAAGGCTGCGGCGCACGATATGGAAACGATTGTCCGCCACATTGCCGAGCGCTATATCCGGCAAGGCGTGCCGCTGACGTGGCGGCTCCTGCACGCGGTCGAGGCCGAAGCGCTCGCCGATCTCGGCTTCGCGAGCCGGCACGATTCGATGGTGCGCTGCCTGTTCGACCGCCCGGCCGAACTGTGCTTTCCCGAAACCGACGATCTCGTCGACTTCGGGCGGTCGAACGCGCTGCCTGCGGTGTTTTCGTTCGCAGTCGCCGCGTACGAGCGGGCCGCGAACGTGCGGAACGACGCGACGGAAGCGCCGGCGCGCCCCATGCGCGTGTCGCGCGCGTGGGGCGACTGA
- the ltrA gene encoding group II intron reverse transcriptase/maturase codes for MNEQSTCALADQGTSWHSIDWDTAHTTVKRMQARIVKATQAGRWNRVKALQRLLTTSFYGKALAVKRVTENQGKRTPGVDKVLWSTPDAKYMAIGSLTRSGYQPLPLKRIYIPKSNGKLRPLSIPTMRDRAMQALHLLALDPVSETISDGQSYGFRKERSTHDAIAQCFMNARYHGNPKDRGARVSAQWILEADIRGCFDNIDHTWLLKHVPTDKAVLAKWLRAGYLKDGVFARTTEGTPQGGIISPVLANFALNGLDKVLSSVFKYPSHRIAHKVNLVRYADDFVITGVSREVLQDTVTPAVTAFLADRGLELAPEKTKITHLTEGYDFLGQNIRRYGKKLLIKPARKNVQSFLQKVRDIIRRLWSAPQHLLIDALNPVITGWAMYHRHVVAQETFSNVDSHIWYAIWQWAKRRHPKKPPEWVRRRYFHQIGLRRWVFAAATDQVDDSGHPLLRTLRSAASVTIERHPKVQSDANPYDREWYTYFAQRAAIRSRVSRAHRKGSGRS; via the coding sequence ATGAACGAGCAGTCAACGTGTGCACTGGCCGACCAAGGTACGTCGTGGCACAGCATCGACTGGGACACGGCCCACACCACGGTCAAAAGAATGCAGGCACGTATCGTGAAGGCGACACAGGCCGGTCGCTGGAACAGGGTCAAGGCCCTGCAGCGGCTACTGACCACCTCGTTCTACGGCAAAGCGTTAGCCGTTAAACGAGTGACGGAAAACCAAGGCAAACGTACACCGGGCGTCGACAAAGTGCTTTGGTCGACCCCGGATGCCAAATACATGGCGATAGGTTCTCTGACACGGAGCGGCTATCAACCGCTGCCGCTGAAGCGAATCTATATACCCAAAAGTAACGGCAAGCTGCGTCCGCTGAGCATCCCCACGATGCGAGATCGGGCGATGCAGGCCCTACACCTGCTCGCCCTCGACCCCGTATCCGAAACGATCTCCGACGGGCAATCCTATGGATTCCGAAAAGAGCGATCTACTCATGACGCGATAGCACAATGCTTCATGAACGCCCGATACCACGGCAACCCAAAAGACCGGGGCGCACGGGTTTCGGCGCAGTGGATTCTCGAAGCGGACATCCGCGGCTGCTTCGACAACATCGACCACACGTGGCTCCTAAAGCACGTGCCGACGGACAAGGCCGTGTTGGCGAAATGGCTGAGGGCCGGTTACTTGAAGGACGGTGTATTCGCGAGGACAACCGAAGGGACGCCACAGGGCGGCATCATCAGCCCGGTGCTCGCCAACTTTGCGTTGAACGGGTTGGACAAGGTTCTATCGTCCGTCTTCAAATACCCGTCACATCGCATAGCCCACAAGGTCAATCTTGTGCGATACGCCGATGACTTCGTCATCACTGGAGTGAGCCGGGAAGTGTTGCAAGACACAGTTACTCCGGCAGTCACCGCGTTTCTTGCAGATCGGGGACTGGAACTCGCTCCGGAGAAGACGAAAATCACCCATCTGACAGAAGGCTATGATTTCCTTGGCCAGAACATCCGGCGATACGGCAAGAAGTTGCTTATCAAACCGGCGCGGAAGAACGTGCAGTCCTTCCTGCAAAAGGTTCGGGACATCATTAGACGGCTATGGTCGGCGCCGCAGCATCTGCTGATCGACGCCCTGAATCCTGTGATAACCGGCTGGGCCATGTATCACCGCCACGTTGTTGCTCAGGAGACCTTCTCGAACGTGGACAGCCATATCTGGTACGCAATATGGCAATGGGCCAAGCGACGCCACCCCAAGAAACCTCCGGAATGGGTACGACGACGGTACTTCCACCAAATCGGCCTGCGACGATGGGTATTCGCCGCCGCCACCGACCAAGTGGACGATAGCGGACATCCCCTGCTTCGGACGCTTCGGTCGGCGGCAAGCGTAACCATCGAACGGCATCCGAAAGTCCAGTCGGACGCCAACCCCTACGACCGTGAGTGGTACACCTACTTCGCGCAGCGTGCTGCGATCCGAAGTCGGGTCTCCCGCGCACACCGCAAGGGGAGCGGCCGCAGCTAG
- a CDS encoding helix-turn-helix domain-containing protein — MASSSGARRTAAPASAGVAPPRVGEQIQRLRNERKLTLDDLSRAAGVSKSMLSEIERDKANPTIAVAWRLTNALGISLDELFAQPKAPETIRVDGPHDIPTLAGHDAQYQLRVWGPIELAGKFEWYELTLPAHGALVSNPHEPGTREHLTVLNGTIEIEAAGIARRLKAGDTARYAADGPHAIRNAGKSEAKALLVVIHRQHGV; from the coding sequence ATGGCAAGCTCTTCCGGCGCGCGGCGCACAGCCGCGCCCGCTTCCGCCGGCGTCGCGCCGCCGCGGGTCGGCGAGCAAATTCAGCGCCTGCGCAACGAGCGCAAGCTGACGCTCGACGATCTGTCGCGCGCGGCGGGCGTATCGAAATCGATGCTGTCGGAAATCGAGCGCGACAAGGCGAATCCGACGATCGCGGTTGCGTGGCGGCTCACGAACGCGCTTGGCATCAGCCTCGACGAGTTGTTCGCGCAGCCGAAGGCGCCGGAGACGATCCGCGTCGACGGCCCGCACGACATCCCGACGCTCGCCGGGCACGACGCGCAATACCAGTTGCGCGTCTGGGGGCCGATCGAGCTCGCGGGCAAGTTCGAGTGGTATGAGTTGACGCTGCCGGCGCACGGCGCGCTCGTATCGAATCCGCACGAGCCGGGCACGCGCGAGCATCTGACCGTGCTGAACGGCACGATCGAAATCGAAGCGGCGGGCATCGCGCGGCGCCTGAAGGCGGGCGACACCGCGCGCTACGCGGCCGACGGGCCGCACGCGATCCGCAACGCGGGCAAGAGCGAAGCGAAGGCGCTCCTCGTCGTGATCCATCGGCAGCACGGCGTCTAG
- a CDS encoding glycine C-acetyltransferase produces MRDAYLAHLRGTLEQIRADGFYKTEREIASPQAADIRLAGGAHVLNFCANNYLGLADDPRLIAAAQAALERDGFGMASVRFICGTQTVHKQLEAALSAFLKTDDCILYSSCFDANGGLFETLLDENDAIISDELNHASIIDGVRLSKAKRFRYKNNDLADLEAKLREADAAGARFKLIATDGVFSMDGIIANLKGVCDLADRYGALVMVDDSHAVGFIGEHGRGTPEHCGVEGRVDIITGTLGKALGGASGGYVAARREIIELLRQRSRPYLFSNTLTPSIAAASLKVLELLASDEGARLRERVRANGAHFREKMSAAGFTLVPGEHPIIPVMLGDAQVASRMADALLAEGVYVIGFSYPVVPRGRARIRTQMSAAHTPEQIDRAVDAFVRVGKTLGVI; encoded by the coding sequence ATGCGTGATGCCTATCTCGCCCATCTACGCGGCACCCTCGAGCAGATTCGCGCGGACGGTTTCTACAAGACCGAGCGTGAGATCGCGAGCCCGCAGGCGGCCGACATCCGGCTTGCCGGCGGCGCGCACGTGCTGAATTTCTGCGCGAACAACTATCTGGGGCTCGCGGACGATCCGCGCCTCATCGCCGCCGCGCAGGCGGCGCTCGAGCGGGACGGGTTCGGGATGGCGTCGGTGCGCTTCATCTGCGGCACGCAGACCGTGCACAAGCAACTGGAGGCGGCGCTTTCCGCGTTCCTGAAAACGGACGACTGCATTCTGTATTCGAGCTGCTTCGACGCGAACGGCGGCCTGTTCGAGACGCTGCTCGACGAAAACGACGCGATCATCAGCGACGAGCTGAACCACGCGAGCATCATCGACGGCGTTCGCCTGTCGAAGGCGAAGCGCTTTCGCTACAAGAACAACGATCTCGCCGATCTCGAAGCGAAGCTGCGCGAGGCCGACGCCGCGGGCGCGCGCTTCAAGCTGATCGCGACCGACGGCGTGTTCTCGATGGACGGCATCATCGCGAACCTGAAAGGCGTCTGCGATCTCGCCGATCGCTACGGCGCGCTCGTGATGGTCGACGATTCGCATGCGGTCGGCTTCATCGGCGAGCACGGGCGCGGCACGCCCGAGCATTGCGGCGTCGAGGGCCGCGTCGACATCATCACGGGCACGCTCGGCAAGGCGCTGGGCGGCGCGTCGGGCGGCTATGTCGCCGCGCGGCGCGAAATCATTGAACTGCTGCGGCAGCGCTCGCGCCCGTATCTGTTCTCGAACACGCTGACGCCGAGCATCGCGGCCGCGTCGCTGAAGGTGCTCGAGCTGCTCGCGAGCGACGAGGGCGCGCGGCTGCGCGAGCGCGTGCGCGCGAACGGCGCGCACTTCCGCGAGAAGATGAGCGCGGCGGGCTTCACGCTCGTGCCGGGCGAGCACCCGATCATTCCGGTGATGCTCGGCGACGCGCAGGTCGCATCCAGGATGGCCGACGCGCTCCTCGCCGAAGGCGTGTACGTGATCGGTTTCTCGTATCCCGTCGTGCCGCGCGGCCGTGCACGCATTCGCACGCAGATGAGCGCCGCGCATACGCCCGAGCAGATCGATCGCGCGGTCGACGCGTTCGTGCGCGTCGGCAAGACGCTCGGCGTCATTTAG
- the tdh gene encoding L-threonine 3-dehydrogenase, with protein sequence MKALAKLERGPGLTLTRVKKPEVGHNDVLIKIRRTAICGTDIHIWKWDDWAQKTIPVPMHVGHEYVGEIVEMGQEVRGFSIGDRVSGEGHITCGFCRNCRAGRRHLCRNTVGVGVNREGAFAEYLAIPAFNAFKIPPEISDDLAAIFDPFGNATHTALSFNLVGEDVLITGAGPIGVMAAAIAKHVGARNVVITDINDYRLDLARKMGATRAVNVSRESLRDVMADLHMTEGFDVGLEMSGVPSAFTSLLESMNHGGKVALLGIPPAQTAIDWNQVIFKGLEIKGIYGREMFETWYKMVAMLQSGLDLSPILTHRFPVDEFEKGFAAMLSGESGKVILDWTV encoded by the coding sequence ATGAAAGCGCTTGCCAAGCTCGAACGCGGCCCGGGCCTTACGCTCACCCGCGTGAAGAAGCCCGAGGTCGGTCACAACGACGTGCTGATCAAGATTCGCCGCACCGCGATCTGCGGCACCGACATCCACATCTGGAAGTGGGACGACTGGGCGCAGAAGACGATTCCGGTGCCGATGCACGTCGGCCACGAGTATGTCGGCGAGATCGTCGAGATGGGCCAGGAAGTGCGCGGCTTCTCGATCGGCGATCGCGTATCCGGCGAAGGCCACATCACGTGCGGCTTCTGCCGCAACTGTCGCGCGGGGCGGCGCCATCTGTGCCGCAACACGGTGGGCGTCGGCGTGAATCGCGAAGGCGCGTTCGCCGAGTATCTCGCGATTCCCGCGTTCAACGCGTTCAAGATTCCGCCCGAGATCTCCGACGATCTCGCCGCGATCTTCGATCCGTTCGGCAACGCGACGCACACCGCGCTGTCGTTCAACCTCGTCGGCGAGGATGTGCTGATCACGGGCGCGGGGCCGATCGGCGTGATGGCGGCGGCGATCGCGAAGCACGTCGGCGCGCGCAACGTCGTCATCACCGACATCAACGACTATCGCCTCGATCTCGCGCGCAAGATGGGCGCGACGCGCGCGGTGAACGTGTCGCGCGAATCGCTGCGCGACGTGATGGCCGATCTGCACATGACCGAAGGCTTCGATGTCGGGCTCGAGATGTCGGGCGTGCCGAGCGCGTTCACGTCGCTGCTCGAATCGATGAATCACGGCGGCAAGGTTGCGCTGCTCGGCATTCCGCCCGCGCAGACCGCGATCGACTGGAATCAGGTGATCTTCAAGGGCCTCGAGATCAAGGGCATCTACGGGCGCGAAATGTTCGAGACCTGGTACAAGATGGTCGCGATGTTGCAGAGCGGGCTCGACTTGTCACCGATCCTCACGCATCGCTTTCCGGTCGACGAGTTCGAGAAGGGCTTCGCGGCGATGCTGTCGGGCGAGAGCGGCAAGGTGATTCTCGACTGGACCGTGTGA